Proteins co-encoded in one Klebsiella michiganensis genomic window:
- a CDS encoding membrane protein — translation MKLSKIALVGGMLVMAIGGIGGVMLVGYIVILHGA, via the coding sequence ATGAAACTGTCAAAAATTGCCCTTGTGGGCGGAATGCTTGTTATGGCGATCGGCGGCATTGGCGGCGTGATGCTGGTCGGCTACATCGTTATTTTGCATGGCGCGTGA
- a CDS encoding transcriptional regulator, translating into MALYSIGEVAALCNINPVTLRAWQRRYGLLKPKRSDGGHRLFDSADIERIREIQTWIEQGVQVSKVKGLLSGENREKAHAWGERQETLLRHLQSGNPNLLRAWIADIGRIYPAQTLVQHLYLPLRRRLYGQQIALCALLSLLDGALINYIAMCIATARKQNGRDALVVGWNVQDTTRLWMAAWIASQQGWRVDVLANSLSSLKPELFDRQTLLVWCGDCPGERQIDQIESWRSAGLPVFALGNVEHRQPAD; encoded by the coding sequence ATGGCGCTTTATTCCATTGGAGAAGTGGCTGCGCTTTGCAATATTAATCCGGTAACCCTCCGGGCCTGGCAGCGGCGTTACGGGTTGCTAAAACCTAAACGAAGCGACGGCGGGCACCGCTTGTTCGATTCCGCCGACATCGAGCGTATTCGTGAGATCCAAACCTGGATCGAGCAAGGCGTACAGGTCAGTAAAGTCAAAGGGCTGCTCAGCGGTGAAAACCGGGAAAAAGCGCACGCCTGGGGCGAGCGGCAGGAGACGCTGCTGCGCCATCTGCAAAGCGGCAACCCCAACCTACTTCGCGCCTGGATAGCCGATATCGGGCGCATCTATCCGGCGCAAACTCTTGTGCAACATCTCTATCTTCCGCTGCGACGCCGCCTCTACGGGCAGCAGATTGCGCTGTGTGCGCTGCTTAGCCTGCTGGATGGCGCCCTGATTAACTATATTGCGATGTGCATTGCCACCGCACGCAAGCAAAATGGCAGGGATGCTTTAGTGGTGGGCTGGAACGTGCAGGACACAACGCGGCTGTGGATGGCGGCGTGGATTGCCAGCCAGCAGGGCTGGCGGGTTGATGTCCTGGCTAACTCGCTGAGCAGTCTGAAACCAGAGCTTTTTGACCGGCAGACGCTGCTGGTCTGGTGCGGCGACTGCCCCGGAGAACGGCAGATAGATCAGATTGAATCGTGGCGCAGCGCAGGGCTCCCCGTTTTTGCGCTGGGTAACGTTGAGCACAGGCAGCCCGCCGACTGA